DNA sequence from the Acidobacteriota bacterium genome:
CGACACCGGCGTGGCGGGTTTGTCAATCGAAGACTCTACCCGCGATCCAGTGCATCCGCTGTACGCCTTGGACGAAGCGGTGGCGCGCCTGCGCTCGGCGCGAGCGGCGATCGACGCGTCAGGCGAGGACGTGATGCTCGTCGGGCGCGCCGAATGCTTCCTTACCGGTCACCCCGACCCGCTGCAGGAGTCGCTGAGAAGACTGAAAGCCTACGCAGAGGCGGGCGCCGACTGTCTGTACGCGCCTGGTGTACGTTCGCTCAGCCAGATCGACGCGATCGTCAAAGCCGTCGCACCCAAACCCGTCAACGTGCTGATCGGATGGCCCGCGTCGTTCGCGGTGGATGAGTTGGCCGCGATCGGCGTGCGCCGCATCAGCGTCGGTGGTGCGCTCGCCGGAGCGGCGTGGGGCGGGGCCTTGCGCGCCGCCCGGGCACTGGCGCATGGGCGCTTCGACGGATTTGCCGACAACGCCACGCATCCCGAATTGAACGGGATGTTCAAGGCGTAGGAGAGCGGTACCCACCGCGCGAATCTGACAGCCGAGTTGGTCAACCTGAGCCGCGTATCGGACGAAACCAGCCTCCACGGCAGTCGACCAGTGCTGCGGCAGTCGTCGGCACCTCAACAGAGCGCCCACACTCGAGTAAACATCGTGTCCATATGGTCGACGTCGGTCTCCCAGGAGATTCTGGCCATCGCACGCCAGTACCAAGCGCTGCCAACACTCGACAACCGGGGCGCGGAAGACATTCTCGGGTGCAACGAGGACGGACTGCCACGATAGGCGCGAGGACGCCATCGCGTTCGACGGCGAACAAGCCGC
Encoded proteins:
- a CDS encoding isocitrate lyase/phosphoenolpyruvate mutase family protein, producing the protein MSRYAARRAAFRTLHESGCFLMPNPWDAGTARMLASLGFKARATTSSGFAWSQGQPDNTMGVDTVLTHCRAIVEATELPVNADFEDGHARDLVDLADNVRRCIDTGVAGLSIEDSTRDPVHPLYALDEAVARLRSARAAIDASGEDVMLVGRAECFLTGHPDPLQESLRRLKAYAEAGADCLYAPGVRSLSQIDAIVKAVAPKPVNVLIGWPASFAVDELAAIGVRRISVGGALAGAAWGGALRAARALAHGRFDGFADNATHPELNGMFKA